TGTACTGGGCCAGTCCGCAGTTCAATCCAAACAGTGATCAGACCCGTTGGGAGCGTGCTTATCAGGCAAACAGACATGCGTATGATACCTTGCTCATAGATGGCTATACTTTATATTCCAGTTATGCAAACATCTGGCTGGATGAAGGCACTGGCAACAAAGAAGTGATCATGCTGCGTTCATTTGATGGAGCCAACAAAGCCAGTACATTTGACGATGCAGCCCGTCCTTACTCAGAGTCCAATGGGGGCGGTGGTGCTTACCAGCCTACCTGGGACATGGTAAAAGCATATCCTACCAAAGATGGCAAGTCTATCGACGATGCAACATCCGGTTATGACGCTGTATATTTCTGGAAAAACCGCGATCCCCGCTTTGATGCCACCATCGCATACAATGGCTGTACCTGGCCACTGAGTAATAAAACCAACCGCAGACAATGGAACTACACAGGAATGACTGATGATAAAAGTAAACCTTGTGTAACTGGTTTCTATTGCCGCAAGAATTGCAATACCGCTACCATAAAGGATAATACGAAACTGGGCAAAACGGACTGGATAGAATTGAGACTGGGCGAAGTGATGCTGAACCTTGCGGAATGCGCCAATGCCACCGGCCGTACACAGGAAGCCTACGATATGCTGATTGCGCTTCGCAAAAGAGCGGGTATCAATCCCGGGTCAGATAATATGTATGGTTTGCAGACAGGTTTGTCACAAGATGAACTGCGCACGGTGATCCTGAATGAGCGCCATATAGAATTGGCCTTCGAAGGGAAACGATATGATGATATGCGCCGCAATAAACTATTCGACAAATTAAATGGCACTACAAGAAAGATACTCACGATTGCCGTAAAAGCACCTTACACCGTAGCGATCCTTGAAAAAACAGACAGCGAAGGCATTATGCTGCGCGATAAGCTGGATATCAATGGTACTGACTATACCACTTATTTCACAGCAACAGTGGGTAACCTGGATACACAGCAGCCTATAAATTATCCTTCGAATTATTATTTTTACGGTATACCTACATCAAATATACAACGGAACCCATCGCTGGAACAGACACAAGGATGGAACAGCGGCACCTTTAATCCTTACGAATAATCTGAAATTAAATAACCGATGAAAAAGTATTTCATACTGGCAGCAATTTGTTTCGGGCATCATGCATT
This Chitinophaga sancti DNA region includes the following protein-coding sequences:
- a CDS encoding RagB/SusD family nutrient uptake outer membrane protein; this encodes MQSKIIYIYIFLLLGLCSCSKILDKTDLSGIDETAWNNESTATLYLNRLYDIAMPTWPNLQGSATLPTAIHDLADDYNGGDSKLWYGTLSVDNITDFYGGNASNNAWAYIRKINILLTEIDKGSLDIDTRTKIKSQAYFLRGWIYFQLVKLYGGIPYLNHPQDWITEDLYVKRNRTSECIDSIARDFDMAVKCPASWGSADRGRITRGAALGIKGRMLMYWASPQFNPNSDQTRWERAYQANRHAYDTLLIDGYTLYSSYANIWLDEGTGNKEVIMLRSFDGANKASTFDDAARPYSESNGGGGAYQPTWDMVKAYPTKDGKSIDDATSGYDAVYFWKNRDPRFDATIAYNGCTWPLSNKTNRRQWNYTGMTDDKSKPCVTGFYCRKNCNTATIKDNTKLGKTDWIELRLGEVMLNLAECANATGRTQEAYDMLIALRKRAGINPGSDNMYGLQTGLSQDELRTVILNERHIELAFEGKRYDDMRRNKLFDKLNGTTRKILTIAVKAPYTVAILEKTDSEGIMLRDKLDINGTDYTTYFTATVGNLDTQQPINYPSNYYFYGIPTSNIQRNPSLEQTQGWNSGTFNPYE